In Bacteroidales bacterium, the genomic stretch CACAAGTGGAGCGGGAAGGAAGTGTTTACCTTGCAGCAGGGAACTACGATTTAGTAATAGAGGGACTGCCTAAAAACATTGACCCGTCCAGCATTAATGTTACTGGAAAAGGAAATGTTGTAATTATGTCTATTGAAAGCAGAATTAACTATTTAAAAGCTCAAATGAAACCAAAAAACGTTCTTATGCTTGAAGATTCGCTTGAATTATTGCAAAACAACTTAAATATGCAGAACGCAATGTTGTCTGTGTATAATAATGAAGAACAAATGATTTTGGCAAACAAGGCTATAGGCGGCACAGAAAAAGGCGTGGATATCGCAGCTTTAAAAGCAAATGCAGAGTTTTATCGCGTAAGATTAACTGAAATAAAAACAAATCAAATTAATATAAATTTAAAAATAAAGAATTTAAACAAGGATATATCAAGGATTCAGTCGCAACTAAAAGAATTAGAACAAAAGCAAAATCAGCCTACAAGCGAAATAGTTTTGAAAGTATTAGTGAAATCAGCTGGAAATGCTACTATTATAACAAAATACAATGTTGATAATGCCGGCTGGATTCCAATGTATGATATTAGGGCAGAAGACTCGGAATCAGCGGTAAAATTGGTTTTCAAGGCTGGTGTGTTTCAAAACACAGGAGAAAACTGGAATAAAGCAAAATTAACTTTGTCAACTTCAAACCCAAAGCAAAATAATGTTAAGCCTGTTTTAAATCCTTGGTATTTGTATTTTGCAAAAACTTATTCAAGTTCAGGAAGAACATCATCATATAGATATAAAACTTTTGCCGCTCCTGCTAGTGCTGAAGAAGCTCCTTTATCTGCTGACAAAGAAAATTTTAAAGCGGACATAAGTAATTACATTAGTGTAGAAGAATTCCCTATAAATGTTGAGTATAAGATTGATATCCCATATACCGTGGAATCTAATGGAAAAACTTGTATCATTCAAATGCAAGATTATTCCTTAAATGCAGAGTTTAAGCATTTTGCAGTTCCAAAAATAGAAACCAATGCATTTTTGCTTGCTCGCATAACAGGTTGGGAAAAATATAATCTATTGCAAGGTGAAGCAAATGTGTTTTTTAGAGACACTTATGTTGGCAAAACATTCCTAAATCCATTTGGAACCACAGATACATTAGATGTTTCAATGGGACAGGACAAAGCAATTTCCATAAAAAGAGATATGATTAAAGATTTCACAAGTGATAAATTTATAGGTTCTTCTCGTAGAATAACAAAAGGCTGGGAAATAACAGTTAGAAATAGCAAAAATAAAGATGTAAATATTATATTAGAAGACCAATTCCCATTATCTTCAAATAAGGATATTGAAGTTGAAAAACTTGAATACAGCGGTGGAACAATAGAAGAAACTACTGGCAAGGTAACTTGGAATTTAACTCTAAAACCAAACGAAGTAAAGAAATTAACTATAAAATATTTGGTTAAGTTTCCAAAAGAAAAGAGAGTT encodes the following:
- a CDS encoding DUF4139 domain-containing protein, encoding MKNLFCLLAALLPLLVLGNDEKVLSTNISSVTVFLNGAQVEREGSVYLAAGNYDLVIEGLPKNIDPSSINVTGKGNVVIMSIESRINYLKAQMKPKNVLMLEDSLELLQNNLNMQNAMLSVYNNEEQMILANKAIGGTEKGVDIAALKANAEFYRVRLTEIKTNQININLKIKNLNKDISRIQSQLKELEQKQNQPTSEIVLKVLVKSAGNATIITKYNVDNAGWIPMYDIRAEDSESAVKLVFKAGVFQNTGENWNKAKLTLSTSNPKQNNVKPVLNPWYLYFAKTYSSSGRTSSYRYKTFAAPASAEEAPLSADKENFKADISNYISVEEFPINVEYKIDIPYTVESNGKTCIIQMQDYSLNAEFKHFAVPKIETNAFLLARITGWEKYNLLQGEANVFFRDTYVGKTFLNPFGTTDTLDVSMGQDKAISIKRDMIKDFTSDKFIGSSRRITKGWEITVRNSKNKDVNIILEDQFPLSSNKDIEVEKLEYSGGTIEETTGKVTWNLTLKPNEVKKLTIKYLVKFPKEKRVVVY